The Amphiura filiformis chromosome 1, Afil_fr2py, whole genome shotgun sequence nucleotide sequence CAATTTCAAGTCAAAGTACATTctattgtttaaaaaataacaacaGTAAAATCGAGATCCACTTACATATTTGTACGCGTTATGGTACAAccaaaactatagctataaaagaTTCTACTTATTATTTAGGTACACCCATgaataacaattattttaaataattttaaaaaatgtctCCGAATCCAAGCGATATCGCTGTCACCAAAGATGCCCCTGCCAAGATGTTAAACGAGAGGGTGAAGCTTCCAGTCATATCAAATATAATACCTGTATTGACAAAACAATAATAAGGAGAAATTAGTACCCAACGATGAAATCATGCTATTGCAGACTAGGATGACGCAGTATTGGCTTTTACACCAAtatatgggcgcacaccactaaataaactcccattgaaatacgtgtaaatatacatgaaagtaagtttgtttttctaccccatgtaaaaccatttttcatattttggtagcaccaatatcttaaataaagattaaaatttaatttaaaatgggttttttgacacaagttgagactaacttttaagctacggggacctgaacagcgccacccttattttcagcttgcacgaatgcctccttaccatgtccgtacgcggattagttttgggagccaaacttttgaccagatcaagatgcaccattttgtgatattctgaacatttaccaattgcatatcttttaatttaattataataaacaatcatggctactcatcttgctcccaagggacacccacttgtttgcactaccgacctatgtttaccgggactatcaagggttacaccaaatgcggaaggatttagtggtgtgctgccttctaagaacaaaatagtttttttgttccttatttttggaatcagtgttaaGCATTTtataaaagtgtcatttctttttattgctagtcgctccaaagttataaaacagcgcttcaaacaagttcgcaccctgagtgaaaaatgtgctacttttttgcccttttgagaattctagggccagagcaacatagtaggtcatgttaaactgtatttatattcccattgatatcagaaaagtgattgatttctttcaaaaatattcacaatcataaatatgacaaggtggacaaacagtatgtgagcattccGGTCCCCCCCCCCgctctttatcatgcagtatatacggatatgccaaaggcctatgttctaaagtttgggggtatgggtagatggaacgtcattttggcactttaaaatgttcattttccaagttgtgtgtattattgtgccaagatctaaaattaagaaaacccatcattcaaattgtttgatatatttctctcttgggaattgaatatttgataatatcttaaaaataccggcattttgggccgtgtattacgaaaaaagcatgcattgcctttcaaagtctattgcgacccaattaaatggtcagtgattattttaaaaacgttaatatacgagttttgttcttataattacattttgcatcaaaataatttcaaagatgtttcactttttctgcgccgggataatcaaaagtgaccactcctgtgatgttaaggccaaaatagctcatttctatagcacggtcttaaattgtcaattcgatgggaacttctgttttgaagacaatttcgtgtgcgtttaagaatgaaatcgcgtatttgtagacggtaacagaaaacagacattttttctttgcaaatagaaACGTTTCaggcaaaaatttcaactttttggcacttaaaatcaggtatcaatcatgcccatagcctaaaaaaatgagtcttcgaagaacaaaatatttttggttttctttatttttggaatcagtgttaaacatctttaaaaagtgtcatttctttttattgctagtcgctccaaagttataaaacagcgcttcaaacaagttcgcacccagtgaaaaatgtgctactttttgcccttttgagaattctagggccagagcaacatagtaggtcatgttaaactgtatttatattcccattgatatcagaaaagtaattgatttctttcaaaaatattcacaatcataaatatgacaaggtggacaaacagtatgtgagcattccgcccccccgctctttatcatgcagtatatacggatatgccaaatgcggaaggatttagtggtgtgctgccatATTTTGAATTAAGGTTCAACTAGTTTTATTGCTAATTGTTCCGTTCTACCCGAGCAAAATTCGCGGAGCTGAGCCAGCGATCCTCCGGGGTGTTCCTGTCTGCAATGGTTATTCTATTACGTGCTGATTATGGCATTGCACATGTTAGAGCGTTAGAGCTGTGTCACTAAGTGATACTAAATGTTttaagggatctgatattaaTGTTTAgggacgttttcacgtatttttgtgggagctgagagtacgccagacatatcgaattacattctgaatacctactgaatacgaggaatgtccgtctgatatcaaataactgatttttttaaattcgcgatataatacacattttatgacaaattattaaaatttgatatttaaaatttttttgatatttaacagtcctcgaagtaaactttataaacctaatgatatgtacggtacttaaaatgtatgtagctgggatgaaaagccgacaatcaattgactattttgacctttcatattgaagataaacattttttttccaaaaagacctaaattgttttggtgttttgggggaaaatccatatcttcaatacgaaaggccaaactttttttttaaattgattgtcggctattcatcccagctacatacactttaagtacatatcattagatttatacagttttcttcgaggactgctaaatatcaaaaatattacttTTTTTAATCATCTGccattaaattatttgatatcagaaggacgtttttcgtattcagaatgcaattcgatatgtctgatgtgctctcgtgttccacaaaaaatactgtccaaacgttcatacctcagCCCTTTAGCTATGCCTTAGGCCAAAGTAGTCAGTAGCTTGGCCTTACCTGTAACAAATCCACTGAGTATTGAAGCCAATCCATGAGCTAAATTCAACCATGCAATAGCGAGAAAATGTTCAGATTCATGCGAGTTTATCTTTGCAGATATGAATAATTCGGTACCAAGTACGCCAATTGCTGCTCCAAATATTACTGAGATGATGTTCAGAGCAATCAAGCCCGTGAAAACCGTCATCAGGATCATCGAAAGAGTCATTGTTACAGATGCTAAGTAAACAAGTTGTTTGTATGTCATGATTTTATGGAGTAAGAAGATTCCTATCCTAACCGTCATCATACCAAACCCTCCACTTGTAACTACAATAGTTGCCTCCTTTAAAGATGCATTTTTAGATACAACGAAAGATACCATATAGATTAACCACCCAGTAAGAGTATAGCCAAGTACCAAAGCTGGGATAAAAACACGTGTGACGAAATCCTTACTTGTCAAAAGATGTAAACCTAGCGTTTTGAAGAAATGTCTTACTAGTGATAGTTGAGGTCCTTTGTCATTCGATGTACTTTGGTGATCTAAGATTGGTTCGTAGTCAGATGCTCTGGACTTTTCAGATTTAAGAAGAGCACCACACGGGATAGAATGGAGTACGATTCCACTAATTAAAAGCAATGTGCCTTTCCAACCATAAACATCAAGAACTAGTTGAGTTGCCAGCGGAAATGTCAAAATAGCGAGTGCTGTTCCGCAGGAGTAAATCCCAACAGCGGTCTCGTAGTATCTTTCGAAATAGTCTGGTATAATTCCTTGAACAACGGTTTCTTGCACTAAAAGGAAACCTTTGAAAGAGATGACAAAATAAGAAGACTACAGTTTAAGCAGATTTCAATTCATCTTGAAAAATATACCccgtggcgtagccagggggcagaGAATTTTCAGGGACAAAATGGGGACGGTAAAGagcaaacgtttttaaaacgggaCAAACAATTGACACTAATGGGGACGAAAATATGGCTTTGCCTcctaaatggggacgaaaatatGGCCTTGCCAATGCCAGGTCTCCTGGTTGGAGGTACGtacatacggggatgtgccacggttgtGTGGTACCTTGGTAAATCTataggtgggttttcagtggagaccaatgcgttACCATTGTAATATGCTTCAAGTGACTTTAAGTTGAAATTTACATGAGCTTTCCAGAAAGTCTGAATATGAAAAACTGTCACCCTTAATTCTAACCAAATAATTAAGTCTAACCAAATAAAATAATGTGTTACTCCGGGTGTTACTTACCCGATAAAATCAAACCGAAAAGCAGCGTGAATGAATTTGTAGCAAACGAGCACACAATAAGACCCACAGTTGCGATCAATCCAGACGCCATGACACAGACTCTAGGGCTGAACAACTTAATTATTGAATCTGTTAACAGGCCTGTAACAATTAAAATTAATTCAGaatgatttgtaatacaatagatCCATCCCAAAAATATTGGTAtaattcaaaaatacaattttcttgcTTCATAGTTTGTGAACACAGACTAATTAGCATCAAGTAAACTTTTGTTGCTACCTTTGATCATTTTCACTGACAATACagtcatttaggcctatatttcctTCCAAAATGAAGTTGTCTTAAGTGTTTTATGCTTTTTATGCTTTTCACTTTACAAACATTAATCAGAAAGAAATGTTAATAACTTTCTGATTTAGGTTTCataaaataattcaaaaacatgttttatggttcaggtGAACAAATTTACATGCAACACATAAATAATAAAACCAAACCAACGTGCGTAATTCGAACTTTAGCCATTAACATATCATGGAACCCAACGTATAAGGTCGGAAGAAAATACATAAAGGTAGTGATAAGGATCGTGCTTTCATATAAGCGTGATTAATATCATAAATGCACTCTTGAACATCGTCTAAAGAATGTAAAAGAATATCGGGGCGGAAGCGGCAGGACGTCCCTCTAAAATAACAGACCTGTGCATTTCCTTTTTAGCGCGAAAAACACCGTCTTTTGGGGCACGAAAGGGTAAAATTGGTGTGTAAAATAGAGCCCGTCCTCACGTCTGAGACGGAGGACGGGTATATTGGTGTGTAAAATAGAGCCCGTCCTCACGTCTGAGACGGAGGACGGGTATATTGGTGTGTAAAATAGAGCCCGTCCTCACGTCTGAGACGGAGGACGGGTATATTGGTGTGTAAAATAGAGCCCGTCCTCACGTCTGAGACGGAGGACGGGTATATTGGTGTGTAAAATAGAGCCCGTCCTCACGTCTGAGACGGAGGACGGGTATATTGGTGTGTAAAATAGAGCCCGTCCTCACGTCTGAGACGGGCTACTTTTGTCTTCGGACGTGCTATTTTCCTAACCACAAAATGCAGCCCGTCCGACGGACGCTCTGAAATGTTGACACtataactataaaaaaaaaagtggcatACCGACCGCCGAAATATCAGGACAAAGTtgaccaaatttgtgatgtttatcTCCCGTTTGGCCTTTTAAGGCCACAATTATCCTTCTTACTCcattgcacatttttgcgcacttcgcgcgcaCACGTCCCGGCAAAGTTTTGCTCACCTTAGAATTTATTTTCACCCGATAACTATAGACACTAAGACAGCGCCCGAGCACCGATACATAAAAACCAAATTACACATAAAATACTCGTATGCGACGAGTCGCTTTCAGGCCATTGTAAGCTATACCGcaattttactttcatttttggcaaaaaaggcGCACAAATTTCACAGTAATAAAACCGTCACAAGATATGCTCGTCAACCCTAAATGTTAATGCTTCCGTCACTACAGTAAAGAAacaatatatttaattattaattggaACACATTGTCGTTTAAGCCAATAACTTATCATTATTGAACTTGTACTGAAGTCATtgggaaatgaatttggagaaaaccttctgtt carries:
- the LOC140163590 gene encoding monocarboxylate transporter 13-like, producing MVKDSARSWLVLLVVTFSMFLEVGTIKAFSVLLPDIEQQLDTHLWIVGSSIAIMTGFGYTFGLLTDSIIKLFSPRVCVMASGLIATVGLIVCSFATNSFTLLFGLILSGFLLVQETVVQGIIPDYFERYYETAVGIYSCGTALAILTFPLATQLVLDVYGWKGTLLLISGIVLHSIPCGALLKSEKSRASDYEPILDHQSTSNDKGPQLSLVRHFFKTLGLHLLTSKDFVTRVFIPALVLGYTLTGWLIYMVSFVVSKNASLKEATIVVTSGGFGMMTVRIGIFLLHKIMTYKQLVYLASVTMTLSMILMTVFTGLIALNIISVIFGAAIGVLGTELFISAKINSHESEHFLAIAWLNLAHGLASILSGFVTGIIFDMTGSFTLSFNILAGASLVTAISLGFGDIF